In a single window of the Nicotiana tomentosiformis chromosome 8, ASM39032v3, whole genome shotgun sequence genome:
- the LOC104087492 gene encoding LOW QUALITY PROTEIN: pollen receptor-like kinase 4 (The sequence of the model RefSeq protein was modified relative to this genomic sequence to represent the inferred CDS: deleted 1 base in 1 codon) has translation MSIHIKKIYYIVAKKSKNVQKPMASSARKHQYLTIVIITCLIASSSGQEPESTILLKFKSSLANATSSLGNWDSSVQLCKGNFSNWKGLICLNGKFTGLQLESMGLSGTLHIDVLSQLTSLRTISVMNNNFEGPFPDVKKLGGLRGVYLSNNRFSGQLPDDAFAGMKSIRRIFLANNRFTGKIPTSLLGTPKLVELQLQDNQFHGSIPAFAQQDFQLNVANNRLEGPIPAQLSSQSLSSFAGNVNLCGKPMPACPASKEEQDNPPQGNSSKNKKGIPIVAIILAVIGGLLLAAIIIALFLLRRQRKIPSQYEKSSVKNLNKSEPKKSLREDKYRRSEKGKLYFVRRDREKFDLEDLLRAPAEVLGSGSFGSTYKADVNIGKPIAVRRFRQMSNMGKEDFHEHMRRLGKLSHPNILPLVAFYYRREEKLLVTDFAENGSLASHLHGKRGPKQSISLDWPSRLKMIKGVARGLAYLYKELPTLTLPHGHLKSSNILVDHSFEPLLADYALAPVINKDHAKQFMVAYKSPEYMQNEPLTRKTDVWSLGILILELLTGRFPANYLKQGKGANADLAAWVNSVVREEWTGEVFDKDMNTKTKKHNNNNNSEGEMLKLLKIGMCCCEMDVGRRWDLREALEKIEELKEYSHDEDYSSNYASEGELYSSSNKAITDEDFSFTKKG, from the exons ATGTCTATTCATATCAAAAAGATATACTATATAGTTGCCAAAAAATCAAAGAACGTTCAAAAACCAATGGCTTCTTCAGCAAGAAAGCATCAGTACTTGACGATCGTGATTATAACTTGCTTGATAGCATCATCGTCAGGACAAGAACCTGAATCCACTATCCTCCTCAAGTTCAAATCTTCGCTCGCAAACGCCACTTCATCACTTGGCAACTGGGATTCATCGGTGCAACTTTGCAAAGGCAACTTTTCCAATTGGAAGGGATTGATTTGCCTCAACGGCAAATTCACCGGTCTCCAGCTAGAATCTATGGGATTATCGGGGACCCTTCACATCGACGTACTTTCTCAATTGACTTCTTTACGTACTATAAGTGTTATGAACAATAATTTTGAAGGGCCATTTCCGGACGTGAAGAAACTTGGAGGATTGAGAGGCGTCTACTTGTCCAATAACCGCTTTTCCGGTCAGTTGCCTGACGATGCCTTCGCCGGAATGAAGTCAATTAGGAGAATTTTTTTGGCAAATAATAGGTTTACCGGCAAGATTCCGACGTCGTTATTGGGAACTCCGAAACTTGTAGAGTTGCAGCTACAAGATAACCAGTTTCATGGCAGCATACCGGCGTTTGCTCAGCAGGATTTCCAATTAAATGTTGCAAATAATAGACTTGAAGGTCCAATACCAGCTCAACTTAGCAGTCAAAGCTTAAGCTCATTTGCAG GAAATGTGAACCTATGTGGTAAGCCAATGCCAGCATGTCCAGCATCAAAGGAGGAACAAGACAATCCTCCACAAGGCAACAGCTCAAAGAATAAGAAAGGAATCCCAATAGTGGCAATAATCCTTGCAGTCATTGGTGGATTACTCTTAGCAGCCATTATCATTGCTCTCTTTCTTCTCCGTAGGCAAAGGAAAATACCATCTCAGTATGAAAAATCATCAGTGAAAAATCTCAACAAATCAGAACCAAAGAAATCTTTGAGAGAAGACAAGTATCGAAGAAGTGAAAAGGGAAAGTTGTATTTTGTGAGAAGGGATAGAGAAAAGTTTGATTTAGAAGATCTTCTTAGAGCACCAGCTGAGGTTTTGGGAAGTGGAAGCTTTGGATCTACTTACAAAGCGGACGTTAACATTGGCAAACCTATAGCTGTGAGGAGATTTAGGCAAATGAGTAACATGGGGAAAGAAGATTTTCATGAACATATGAGAAGGCTTGGCAAGTTGTCACATCCTAATATCCTTCCTCTTGTGGCTTTCTATTATAGAAGGGAAGAAAAGCTTTTGGTCACTGACTTTGCTGAAAACGGCAGCTTGGCAAGTCATCTACATg GGAAAAGAGGTCCTAAACAATCAATTAGTCTTGATTGGCCAAGTCGTTTAAAGATGATAAAAGGAGTAGCAAGGGGATTGGCTTACCTCTACAAGGAGCTTCCAACATTGACACTCCCACATGGACATCTTAAATCCTCCAATATACTTGTAGACCACAGCTTTGAGCCTCTTCTAGCAGACTACGCCCTTGCGCCAGTCATAAACAAGGACCATGCAAAACAGTTCATGGTCGCCTACAAATCACCCGAATACATGCAAAATGAACCTCTCACTAGGAAAACTGATGTCTGGAGCCTTGGCATCCTTATCCTCGAGCTACTAACCGGCAG GTTCCCAGCCAATTATCTGAAACAAGGCAAAGGTGCAAATGCAGACTTGGCAGCATGGGTGAACTCAGTGGTGAGAGAAGAGTGGACAGGCGAGGTTTTCGATAAGGATATGAATACAAAAACcaaaaaacataataataataataatagcgaAGGTGAAATGCTTAAACTTTTGAAGATTGGAATGTGCTGTTGTGAAATGGATGTTGGAAGGAGATGGGA